One region of Flavobacterium sp. KACC 22763 genomic DNA includes:
- a CDS encoding RNA polymerase sigma factor, with translation MPNSVLNQDQILIDRLRDGDELALTELYNRFWQALFMSAYNVIKDKELCEDIIQDIFMNIWHNREKIEIHISLKGYMYACARYQVFNHLRKNKDKVHVELFDDLEKRFLSTTPETQLMHNELVQQLNLIIESLPEKCQAVYKLSREEQLSHKEIAERLNISTKTVENHITKALHTIRSSMGESMSMAMILWLSKNIF, from the coding sequence TTGCCAAATTCCGTCTTAAATCAGGATCAGATATTAATCGATCGTCTTCGTGACGGCGATGAATTGGCATTGACAGAATTGTATAATAGATTTTGGCAGGCACTTTTTATGTCTGCTTACAATGTGATTAAAGACAAAGAATTGTGTGAAGATATCATTCAGGATATTTTCATGAATATCTGGCACAATCGTGAAAAAATCGAAATTCATATTTCGCTAAAAGGGTATATGTATGCTTGTGCGAGATATCAGGTTTTTAATCATTTGAGAAAAAACAAAGACAAAGTTCATGTCGAACTTTTTGATGATTTAGAAAAGCGTTTCTTATCTACAACTCCAGAAACACAGTTAATGCACAACGAATTGGTGCAACAGCTGAATTTAATTATCGAATCGCTTCCAGAAAAATGCCAGGCCGTTTATAAATTAAGCCGTGAAGAACAGCTGAGTCATAAAGAAATTGCCGAACGACTTAATATTTCTACCAAAACAGTCGAAAACCATATTACAAAAGCATTGCACACCATTCGATCTTCTATGGGGGAAAGCATGAGTATGGCGATGATTTTATGGCTCTCAAAAAATATCTTTTAG
- a CDS encoding glycosyltransferase, protein MESETIISEQFYANSSSAISEKTINGSFFGTKQKSQKIHVERPTSPFGLAVLIGTFLLLLAGVGVVYLLQDDFEQFHFERIASTWGLPFLIITTILFFYQAGVFLYSSYLYLRYKAVPSVSDDLLPTCTIIVPAYNEGKLVWDTLLSLADSDYPAEKLQLLAIDDGSKDDTWYWMQEAKAKLGDRVTIFQQPKNQGKRQALYRGFKLGTGEIFVTVDSDSIVKKDTLRNLVSPFVANKKCGAVAGNVQVLNNKKAILPKMLNVSFVMSFEFQRSVESELGSVLCTPGALAAYRRDAVFNCLPEWINQTFMGEPSDIGEDRALTNMILKQGFEVKFQRNAVVLTNVPEEYKGLYKMFIRWARSNVRENLMMAKYVFTDFRKGSKFGARMLFLNQFFKIAMTYPFLLFMFYFIAVHPVLFLSSTLLAILIFSSFSMAFYAKRYTLSESFWAYSYSVFYTFSLFWIAPYAIATANKKGWLTRGL, encoded by the coding sequence ATGGAAAGCGAAACAATTATCTCAGAACAATTTTACGCGAACAGCAGTTCGGCGATCAGCGAAAAAACAATAAACGGTTCTTTTTTTGGAACTAAACAAAAATCACAAAAAATACATGTAGAAAGACCAACAAGTCCGTTCGGGTTGGCAGTTCTTATCGGAACTTTTTTATTACTACTAGCAGGTGTTGGAGTAGTATATTTATTGCAAGACGATTTTGAACAATTTCATTTTGAAAGAATTGCTTCAACTTGGGGATTACCATTCTTAATCATAACTACCATTTTATTCTTTTATCAGGCAGGTGTTTTCTTGTATAGCTCTTATCTGTATTTAAGATATAAAGCAGTTCCATCAGTATCAGATGATTTGTTGCCAACTTGTACGATTATCGTTCCAGCTTATAATGAAGGAAAATTAGTTTGGGACACTTTATTGAGTCTTGCAGACAGCGATTATCCAGCAGAAAAACTACAGCTTTTGGCTATTGACGATGGAAGTAAAGATGATACTTGGTACTGGATGCAAGAAGCAAAAGCAAAATTGGGAGATCGTGTAACGATTTTTCAGCAACCAAAAAATCAAGGAAAACGTCAGGCATTATACAGAGGTTTTAAATTAGGAACAGGAGAAATTTTTGTCACTGTAGATAGCGATTCTATTGTAAAAAAAGATACTTTAAGAAACTTGGTTAGTCCGTTTGTGGCAAACAAAAAATGTGGTGCCGTTGCAGGAAACGTTCAGGTTTTGAACAATAAAAAAGCGATTTTGCCAAAAATGTTGAATGTGAGTTTCGTAATGAGTTTTGAATTCCAGCGTTCTGTTGAAAGCGAGTTAGGTTCTGTATTATGTACTCCTGGTGCCTTAGCAGCGTACAGAAGAGATGCTGTATTTAACTGTCTTCCAGAATGGATCAATCAAACTTTTATGGGCGAACCATCAGATATTGGAGAAGACCGTGCTTTGACTAATATGATTTTGAAACAAGGTTTTGAAGTTAAATTTCAAAGAAATGCAGTGGTATTAACAAATGTTCCTGAAGAATACAAAGGTCTATACAAAATGTTCATAAGATGGGCGAGAAGTAACGTTCGTGAAAACCTTATGATGGCAAAATATGTTTTTACAGATTTTAGAAAAGGATCAAAATTTGGCGCGAGAATGCTATTCTTAAACCAGTTCTTTAAAATTGCAATGACATATCCGTTTTTATTATTTATGTTTTACTTTATTGCAGTTCACCCAGTATTATTTTTAAGTTCTACATTATTGGCAATCTTAATTTTTTCAAGTTTTTCAATGGCGTTTTACGCAAAAAGATACACGCTTTCAGAATCATTCTGGGCTTATTCATACAGTGTTTTTTACACTTTCAGTTTATTCTGGATTGCGCCTTATGCCATTGCAACAGCCAACAAAAAAGGCTGGTTGACAAGAGGTTTATAA
- the pdxR gene encoding MocR-like pyridoxine biosynthesis transcription factor PdxR, which translates to MLRPWPLEIQLDKKSDKAIYLQIADAVIDAIKTGKLVSGNALPGSRQLAELLKVNRNTAVEALDVLTAEGWLVTIDRKGTFVTDSLPTINHLSENKIDPKIVIEEPKSFLVFDDGLPDSRLAPMNDLARAYRELFSRKSRWQIMGYSSELGNLEFRKSIAQMLNFKRGMSISQDQICITRGSQMAMYLASHCILKSGDYVLVENPGYKPAWEAFENAGATLLPVNVNSDGLDIDQVEKYLQHKNIKAIYVTPHHQFPTTVTLSLKKRLKLIELSNQYNFTIIEDDYDNEFHFGQRPILPISSYSALKNYIYIGTFSKIVAPALRIGYLASSHENIQKIGNHRKIIDVQGDNIMEEAILNLINEGKIKRHLKKANLVYKNKRDYFESLLNQYLQDKITFTKPEGGLAFWIVPKEEIDVLEIFEKLKLQGIQIMSPSRFSFDETIKGFRLGYASLSEKQMEEGIRVLAKLL; encoded by the coding sequence ATGCTTCGCCCTTGGCCTTTAGAAATTCAGCTTGATAAAAAATCAGATAAAGCCATTTATCTGCAAATTGCCGATGCTGTAATTGATGCTATAAAAACCGGAAAACTAGTTAGTGGAAATGCACTTCCAGGCAGCAGACAGCTAGCCGAGTTATTGAAAGTAAATCGAAATACGGCTGTAGAAGCTTTAGATGTTCTAACTGCCGAAGGCTGGCTCGTAACAATTGATAGAAAAGGAACATTTGTAACAGATTCACTTCCAACCATCAATCATTTATCAGAAAATAAAATAGATCCGAAAATTGTTATTGAAGAACCTAAAAGTTTCTTAGTTTTTGATGATGGACTTCCCGACAGCCGTCTTGCACCAATGAATGATTTGGCAAGAGCGTATCGAGAATTGTTCAGCCGAAAATCGCGCTGGCAGATTATGGGTTATAGCAGTGAATTGGGAAATTTGGAATTTAGAAAATCTATTGCTCAAATGCTGAACTTCAAACGTGGTATGAGTATTTCGCAAGATCAAATCTGTATTACACGCGGAAGCCAAATGGCTATGTATCTTGCTTCACATTGTATTTTAAAATCTGGCGATTATGTTTTGGTCGAAAATCCAGGTTATAAACCTGCTTGGGAAGCTTTTGAAAATGCTGGCGCAACATTACTTCCCGTAAATGTAAACTCGGACGGATTGGATATTGATCAGGTCGAAAAATATCTGCAGCATAAAAACATTAAAGCCATTTATGTTACCCCTCATCATCAATTTCCTACCACGGTAACGCTTTCTCTAAAAAAGAGATTAAAACTTATTGAACTTTCTAATCAATATAATTTTACGATTATTGAGGACGATTATGATAATGAGTTTCATTTTGGACAGCGCCCAATACTTCCTATTTCGAGCTATTCGGCTTTGAAAAACTATATTTATATTGGCACTTTCAGTAAAATTGTTGCGCCAGCGCTTCGTATTGGATATTTAGCCAGTTCTCATGAAAATATTCAGAAGATTGGAAATCACAGAAAAATCATTGATGTTCAAGGCGATAACATTATGGAAGAAGCAATTTTAAACCTCATCAACGAAGGTAAAATAAAACGTCATCTTAAAAAAGCCAATTTGGTTTACAAAAACAAAAGAGACTATTTTGAAAGCTTGCTAAATCAATATCTTCAAGATAAAATCACCTTTACAAAACCTGAAGGCGGACTTGCTTTTTGGATTGTTCCAAAAGAAGAAATTGATGTTCTTGAGATTTTCGAAAAGCTAAAATTACAAGGAATTCAGATCATGAGCCCAAGCCGATTTAGTTTTGATGAAACCATTAAAGGTTTTCGTCTGGGTTATGCTTCTCTTTCAGAAAAACAAATGGAAGAAGGAATTAGAGTGCTTGCTAAACTTTTATAA
- a CDS encoding YggS family pyridoxal phosphate-dependent enzyme — MKNDIIFNLIKVHQRIENACKIVGRNPDDVQLLLATKTVPAEKIRIAIEAGETLMGENKMQELRDKNDILQNLPVERHFIGHLQTNKVKDVLKYATCIQSLDRINLADELHKQLQNQNRKLDVFVQVNTSYEESKFGLPPEEVLSFIKKIKTYETFNIKGLMTIGLLDVEKEKMIPSLRLLRTIRDEIYSEEIEGLTDLKLSMGMSQDLELAIAEGSNMVRIGTSIFGNRFLGKEIWNENIAE; from the coding sequence ATGAAAAACGATATAATTTTTAATTTAATCAAAGTGCATCAGCGTATTGAAAATGCTTGCAAAATTGTTGGCAGAAATCCTGATGATGTTCAGCTTTTATTGGCGACCAAAACGGTTCCTGCAGAAAAAATTCGAATTGCGATTGAAGCCGGAGAAACTTTAATGGGAGAAAACAAAATGCAAGAATTGCGAGATAAAAATGATATTTTGCAAAATCTTCCAGTCGAACGCCATTTTATTGGACATCTTCAAACTAATAAAGTAAAAGATGTTTTGAAATATGCGACTTGTATTCAGTCGTTGGATCGAATAAATCTTGCTGATGAATTGCATAAACAGCTTCAGAACCAGAATAGAAAATTAGATGTTTTTGTGCAAGTCAACACCTCTTACGAAGAAAGCAAATTTGGATTACCACCAGAAGAAGTTTTATCTTTCATTAAAAAAATTAAAACTTACGAAACCTTCAATATTAAAGGTTTAATGACAATTGGTTTATTGGATGTTGAGAAAGAGAAAATGATTCCGTCTCTAAGACTTTTAAGAACTATTCGCGATGAAATTTATTCAGAAGAAATTGAAGGTTTAACCGATTTAAAGCTTTCTATGGGAATGTCACAAGATTTGGAGCTTGCCATTGCCGAGGGTTCTAATATGGTACGAATTGGCACTTCGATATTCGGAAACCGCTTTTTAGGAAAAGAAATCTGGAACGAAAACATTGCAGAATAA
- a CDS encoding murein L,D-transpeptidase catalytic domain-containing protein: MKIVNIIFLITACVFGNPKPKEKNAINGSEEERFNQEIENVKKMIASGAYNSKTAFFIDMRIKSGKNRFFVYDLENNTVIDEGLVANGAGSETGIKGELKFSNEPNSKCTSLGRYAIGKSYKGMFGKAYILKGLDQTNNNAVKRMIVLHSYSAVPEGEQDHYISLSQGCPMVSEVFFKRLEKIIDSSKSNIILNIYY; the protein is encoded by the coding sequence ATGAAAATAGTGAATATAATATTTCTGATAACAGCATGTGTTTTTGGAAATCCAAAACCAAAAGAAAAAAATGCAATAAACGGTTCTGAAGAAGAACGTTTTAATCAGGAGATAGAAAATGTTAAAAAAATGATTGCCTCTGGCGCTTATAATTCTAAAACCGCATTCTTTATCGATATGAGAATTAAATCGGGTAAAAACAGATTCTTTGTTTATGATTTAGAAAACAATACAGTAATTGATGAAGGTTTAGTTGCAAATGGTGCAGGTTCTGAAACAGGTATAAAAGGAGAGTTGAAATTTAGCAATGAGCCCAATTCAAAATGTACATCGCTTGGGCGCTATGCCATAGGAAAATCGTATAAAGGAATGTTTGGTAAAGCCTATATTTTAAAAGGATTGGATCAAACCAATAATAACGCGGTTAAGAGAATGATTGTTCTGCATTCATATTCTGCAGTTCCAGAAGGAGAACAGGACCATTATATTTCCCTTAGCCAAGGTTGTCCAATGGTAAGTGAGGTATTTTTTAAAAGGCTCGAAAAAATAATAGACAGTTCGAAGTCGAATATTATCCTGAACATTTATTATTAA
- a CDS encoding DUF2024 family protein — MKIAVWDTYVTRKDGKIMHFDILVDENINDAEQVYEYGKIYLKSVSQEGQTLSSKECRFCHIDKAPIEVENQIRANGFSIIEMENCN; from the coding sequence ATGAAAATAGCAGTTTGGGATACTTATGTAACCCGCAAAGACGGAAAAATTATGCACTTTGATATTTTGGTTGATGAAAATATTAACGATGCAGAACAAGTATATGAGTACGGTAAAATATACTTGAAAAGTGTTTCACAGGAAGGACAGACTTTATCTTCTAAAGAATGCCGTTTCTGCCACATAGACAAAGCGCCGATTGAAGTTGAAAATCAGATTCGGGCAAATGGGTTTTCTATTATTGAAATGGAAAATTGCAATTAA
- a CDS encoding response regulator: MSKEHYYLLLADDDEDDCLFFKEALDEIAISADLLTVHDGVQLMDYLQSNISNLPEVLFLDLNMPRKNGIECLDEIKDDENLKNLPIIIFSTSLDSEIVNKLYQKGASYYIRKPGDFSKLKNVIEKALTIASENNFRQPERANFILQP; encoded by the coding sequence ATGAGTAAAGAGCATTACTATCTTTTACTTGCTGACGATGACGAAGACGATTGTCTTTTCTTTAAAGAAGCTCTCGACGAAATAGCTATCAGCGCCGATCTTTTAACGGTTCATGACGGCGTACAATTAATGGATTATTTACAAAGTAATATTTCTAATCTTCCAGAAGTTCTTTTTTTGGATTTAAATATGCCACGAAAAAACGGCATCGAATGTTTGGATGAAATAAAAGATGACGAAAATCTAAAAAATCTGCCTATAATTATTTTCTCTACTTCGCTTGATAGTGAAATAGTAAACAAACTTTATCAAAAAGGCGCTTCTTATTATATTCGAAAACCGGGTGATTTTTCTAAGCTTAAAAACGTAATCGAAAAAGCACTGACAATTGCATCAGAAAATAACTTTAGACAGCCCGAAAGAGCTAATTTCATACTGCAACCTTAA
- a CDS encoding AAA family ATPase produces the protein MNLNDLTVIDTEKIALDDLFFSDENKAALLQIIKEHQYIEELKKYNLKVDNKILLHGSSGCGKTTTAKAIANTLGKNIIIVNLSTVVDSRIGETSKNLKAIFDKAIRERAVLFLDEFDQIGKSRDSDDKDVGEMRRLVNTIIQLFDYFPSDSLLICATNHYEIIDSALLRRFQLRLKYEMPSEKQLNIYYDKILSSFPEHFQNIERRYSISYAEALDYINTTMKKQIIATLDSNKNA, from the coding sequence ATGAACCTGAATGATCTTACCGTAATTGATACTGAAAAAATTGCTTTAGACGATTTATTTTTTAGTGATGAAAATAAAGCCGCTTTGCTTCAGATTATCAAAGAACATCAATATATCGAAGAATTAAAAAAATACAATCTTAAGGTTGATAATAAAATTTTATTGCACGGAAGTTCTGGCTGCGGTAAAACGACAACGGCAAAAGCGATTGCCAATACGTTAGGCAAAAACATTATTATTGTAAACCTAAGTACGGTTGTCGATTCTAGAATTGGCGAAACTTCTAAGAATCTGAAAGCTATTTTTGATAAAGCTATCAGAGAAAGGGCGGTTTTGTTTTTAGATGAATTTGACCAGATCGGAAAAAGCCGAGATAGCGACGATAAAGACGTAGGCGAAATGAGACGTTTGGTCAATACCATTATTCAACTTTTTGATTATTTCCCTTCTGATAGTTTATTGATTTGTGCCACTAATCATTACGAAATAATTGACAGTGCTTTATTGCGAAGATTTCAGCTTCGCTTGAAATATGAAATGCCTTCAGAAAAACAGTTGAATATTTATTATGATAAAATTTTAAGCAGTTTTCCAGAACATTTTCAGAATATAGAAAGACGTTATTCGATTTCTTATGCTGAGGCTTTAGATTATATCAATACGACCATGAAAAAGCAAATTATTGCAACTTTGGATTCAAATAAAAACGCATAA
- a CDS encoding FecR family protein, which translates to MKKEDFLLLLNRYLSGDTNLEENNKLLNYYESFQTDKDWDETLGSKDELELKMRTRLQNAIQSEETPIIPIQPFYTKTAFKLTAMAASLLLLISISLIVSKTNPLKIETPQVAHKEILIGSDKATLTLEDGSVIALEKGKSYTKGNASSNGEKLVYNSNGKSVAIANNLLTIPRGGQFFVQLADSTKVWLNSESQLRYPVAFVDGQTRQVELVYGEAYFEVSPSTKHKGSRFKVKTQEQNVEVIGTEFNIKAYRDEPAIYTTLVEGVVAVSNAAKKQILTPNQQSKITEYNGNINVSEVDVYNEISWRKGLFVFKGMPLKDIARVLSRWYDVDIVFADPALGNVKFNGVLNKNQKLEDILTTIKNINFINAYEKKDNKIIIK; encoded by the coding sequence ATGAAAAAAGAGGATTTCTTACTGTTACTAAATAGATATCTTTCCGGTGATACCAATCTCGAGGAGAATAATAAATTATTGAATTATTATGAAAGTTTTCAGACAGATAAGGATTGGGACGAAACTTTAGGATCTAAAGATGAACTTGAACTCAAAATGAGAACCCGTCTGCAAAACGCCATTCAATCTGAAGAAACTCCAATAATACCAATTCAGCCATTCTATACCAAAACAGCTTTTAAACTGACTGCAATGGCGGCGTCATTGTTATTGCTGATTTCAATTTCATTAATAGTAAGCAAAACAAATCCGCTTAAGATTGAGACTCCGCAAGTAGCGCACAAAGAAATCTTAATCGGAAGCGATAAAGCGACTCTGACTCTGGAAGACGGTTCTGTAATTGCATTAGAAAAAGGAAAATCATATACCAAAGGAAATGCTTCTAGTAATGGAGAAAAACTAGTTTACAATTCAAACGGAAAATCTGTAGCGATTGCCAATAACCTTTTGACGATTCCGAGAGGCGGACAGTTTTTTGTACAGCTTGCCGACAGCACAAAAGTTTGGCTAAATTCTGAATCGCAATTAAGATATCCTGTTGCTTTTGTTGACGGGCAAACCAGACAAGTAGAATTGGTTTATGGAGAAGCTTATTTTGAAGTATCGCCAAGCACCAAACATAAAGGTTCAAGATTTAAAGTGAAAACCCAAGAGCAGAATGTTGAGGTTATAGGAACCGAATTTAATATTAAGGCTTACAGAGACGAACCTGCTATTTATACCACTTTGGTAGAAGGAGTTGTTGCTGTGAGTAATGCAGCCAAAAAGCAAATTCTGACTCCGAACCAGCAGTCTAAAATAACTGAATATAACGGAAATATTAATGTTTCTGAAGTAGATGTTTACAATGAAATTTCTTGGAGAAAAGGCTTATTTGTCTTCAAAGGAATGCCACTAAAAGATATTGCGAGAGTATTGTCAAGATGGTATGATGTAGATATTGTATTTGCAGATCCAGCGCTTGGCAATGTTAAGTTTAATGGGGTTTTAAACAAGAATCAGAAATTAGAAGACATATTAACCACGATCAAGAATATTAATTTTATTAATGCCTATGAGAAAAAAGACAATAAAATTATAATTAAATAA